A genomic stretch from Diprion similis isolate iyDipSimi1 chromosome 1, iyDipSimi1.1, whole genome shotgun sequence includes:
- the LOC124407067 gene encoding mastermind-like domain-containing protein 1, whose translation MDVSFTNVLEGARQYFQGLPVPSTAGTTSSTENIATSTSSSYGHGEVTASVSGPTSSSTIAAVSREAPGAQQRVELGSRGPEDRQDASQVGNSYWNPHGPVEPYPPQPTRVEVPDTRPTDGTCVSLEAPAGSLTEMQPASKQAYDHAVAHSSPSSSSSPAQLHQLQPPKTCSTPPVYQQLNTVSRTPYSTAADMLPAHSSYQAVERASSSPAMVAPRTQYYPRYHHPEITKSTPLPMTQSSTYQSANAVPGSGVVQQSVTRSSPAEQGYALPQGRGAQSHVHESRDLQSPALRSHGSGYPTSVQVNGAHQQHAAAQGYAVRNAVIPTSNQQQQQQQQQQQQQQQQQGSAASSSTAAHSVTPKSPSSQSLAPSAPRCWRR comes from the exons ATGGATGTGAGCTTCACTAACGTGTTGGAGGGGGCTCGCCAGTACTTCCAGGGACTTCCCGTGCCTAGTACAGCCGGAACGACATCGTCGACGGAGAACATTGCAACATCAACCTCGTCCTCGTACGGTCATGGCGAAGTCACGGCCTCGGTTTCCGGGCCGACCTCATCCAGCACGATCGCGGCTGTTTCACGCGAGGCCCCTGGGGCCCAGCAGCGGGTTGAACTCGGCTCGCGGGGGCCTGAGGACAGGCAGGACGCGAGCCAGGTGGGCAACTCCTACTGGAACCCACACGGCCCCGTCGAACCTTACCCGCCGCAGCCGACGCGCGTCGAGGTTCCCGACACCAGGCCGACGGACGGGACGTGCGTCAGTCTCGAGGCCCCCGCCGGGTCCCTAACCGAGATGCAGCCAGCCAGCAAGCAGGCCTACGATCACGCCGTCGCGcactcctccccctcctcatcctcctcacCGGCTCAGCTGCACCAGCTACAACCTCCGAAGACCTGCTCGACGCCGCCCGTTTATCAGCAGCTCAACACCGTATCTAGAACGCCGTACTCGACGGCCGCCGATATGCTGCCAGCGCATTCGTCCTATCAGGCCGTCGAACGGGCCTCTTCGAGTCCGGCGATGGTGGCGCCGAGGACACAGTACTATCCGCGATATCATCACCCCGAAATCACGAAGAGCACGCCACTGCCGATGACCCAGAGCTCGACTTACCAGTCTGCCAACGCGGTTCCGGGCTCCGGTGTCGTTCAACAATCCGTGACCCGTTCGAGTCCGGCCGAGCAGGGTTACGCCTTACCACAGGGACGCGGGGCCCAGAGTCACGTCCACGAGTCCCGGGACCTTCAGAGTCCGGCACTGCGGAGCCACGGCTCGGGCTATCCGACTTCGGTCCAGGTGAACGGCGCTCACCAGCAGCACGCCGCGGCGCAGGGCTATGCCGTGCGCAACGCGGTCATTCCTACCTCAaatcagcaacagcaacagcaacagcaacagcaacagcaacagcagcagcagcaaggcTCCGCGGCTTCGTCGTCTACCGCTG CACATTCCGTCACCCCAAAATCCCCCTCGAGTCAATCCCTCGCCCCTTCAGCACCACGTTGTTGGCGCCGGTAA